A region of Polynucleobacter sp. JS-Mosq-20-D10 DNA encodes the following proteins:
- the smc gene encoding chromosome segregation protein SMC, producing MQLKSIKLSGFKSFVDPTHFEMPGQLIGVVGPNGCGKSNIIDAVRWVLGESRASELRGESMQDVIFNGSGLRKPSGRASVELIFDNSEGRAQGQWSAFTELGIKRVLTRDGNSSYYVNNQVVRRKDIQDIFLGTGMGPRGYAIIGQGTINRILEAKPEELRVFLEEAAGVSKYKERRKETASRLEDTKENLVRVEDILRELDQQVTRLEKQATVAERHAELSTAMKSQQQLLWFVRQTEAGKEQERHANGIRDTQVNLEEQTAKMRHVETELETMRTEQYALQDRVSQAQGDLYQTNADVSQVESQIRYVQEARQRLQQQSQDLQAQLQRWTVQETDAAQAQRSAEHELSLAAEKEQTLMADLSGLQEQMPAREEAYQSHVRELNDARESLATIDQRLASLGERVKAITSQVEELKGRDTRLEAELAGMRRPDAEALQMAIDRHAMAQRKVDEARQKAGEAQQRVPAADEARNTAQQQIQSANQELAQTEARLTALTALQASVQAQGKIGPWLESKGLKESKRLWQELKVESGWEAALESVLRERLAAVTAKSVQETLALANDAPPSRLAILLTEDISPAHTTVPADFIALLTRVQSAGAPRVAAVLQEWLDNIYIANSLEDALHRREKLPAGGAFVTQQGHLVSRVGVQLYAADSEQAGMLARAQEMEGLEKQLRAQKLIQSELQGELDQCVANYQAAHQAAEQTRIAAEHAVQEVHGFEVERMQLTQAEEKYSQRAEQIQGELSELRQQMEQLSQTQEQSSEELAQSEESKQGLQENLAIAQEKLESATQERDRLRESLRSSEMSAQEAAFATRSLQQRIADLQRDQSTARVQIMEIQDKQATSEQELETLSDEEAQDKLQGLLLARSAREAALANARTEQDALLHQLREADEVRLQIERSLQPMRDKVVDLQLREQAARLNFEQFATLLSDAEADLMALEASFSPDLKVGALQTEVNRLNSEIQSLGPVNMAALDELSSSRERKQFLDAQSADLNEAMQTLTDAIAKIDAETRDLLQGTFDQVNIHFGKLFPELFGGGHAELVMTGEEILDAGVQVMAQPPGKKNSSIYLLSGGEKALTAIALVFSLFLLNPAPFCLLDEVDAPLDDANTLRYAKMVAKMSDKTQFVFISHNKITMEIAHQLIGVTMQEQGVSRIVAVDISSAVSMVEAA from the coding sequence GTGCAACTGAAATCCATCAAACTTTCCGGCTTTAAGTCCTTCGTCGATCCAACCCATTTTGAAATGCCAGGTCAATTGATCGGTGTTGTGGGCCCTAACGGTTGCGGAAAGTCAAACATTATTGACGCTGTGCGCTGGGTTTTGGGTGAGTCTCGCGCTAGTGAATTGCGTGGTGAGTCGATGCAGGACGTGATTTTTAATGGCTCTGGTTTGCGTAAACCATCGGGTCGTGCCAGTGTGGAACTCATTTTTGATAACTCAGAAGGGCGCGCTCAAGGTCAGTGGAGTGCTTTTACAGAATTAGGAATCAAACGCGTTCTGACGCGTGATGGCAATTCTAGTTATTACGTCAACAATCAAGTAGTGCGCCGTAAAGATATTCAAGATATTTTCTTGGGTACCGGTATGGGTCCAAGAGGCTATGCGATCATCGGGCAGGGCACTATCAACCGCATCTTGGAGGCAAAGCCAGAAGAGTTGCGTGTTTTCTTGGAAGAAGCGGCTGGTGTTTCTAAATACAAGGAGCGTCGTAAAGAAACTGCCTCCCGTCTTGAAGATACGAAAGAAAACTTAGTTCGCGTAGAAGATATATTGCGTGAACTCGATCAGCAGGTTACGCGTTTAGAGAAGCAGGCCACTGTTGCTGAGCGCCATGCTGAATTATCTACTGCAATGAAGTCGCAACAGCAGTTACTCTGGTTTGTACGTCAGACCGAAGCTGGTAAGGAGCAAGAGCGCCACGCCAACGGTATTCGTGACACACAAGTCAACTTGGAAGAGCAGACTGCCAAAATGCGTCACGTGGAGACTGAGCTCGAGACAATGCGCACTGAGCAGTACGCACTGCAAGATCGGGTTTCTCAGGCTCAAGGAGACTTGTATCAAACCAATGCTGATGTGAGTCAGGTTGAGTCACAAATTCGTTACGTGCAAGAAGCGCGCCAGCGCCTGCAACAACAATCCCAAGATTTACAAGCTCAACTGCAACGTTGGACTGTTCAAGAAACTGATGCCGCTCAAGCGCAACGCTCTGCTGAGCATGAGCTTAGCTTGGCTGCGGAAAAAGAACAAACATTAATGGCCGACTTATCTGGTTTGCAAGAGCAAATGCCAGCACGCGAAGAGGCCTATCAATCTCATGTACGCGAACTTAATGATGCTCGCGAGAGCTTAGCCACGATTGACCAGCGCTTAGCCAGTTTAGGCGAGCGTGTTAAAGCCATCACGTCACAGGTAGAAGAACTCAAGGGGCGCGATACCCGTCTTGAGGCTGAACTCGCTGGTATGCGCAGGCCCGATGCCGAAGCATTGCAAATGGCAATTGATCGTCATGCGATGGCGCAACGTAAGGTAGATGAAGCGAGACAAAAAGCAGGTGAGGCGCAACAACGTGTTCCTGCAGCTGATGAAGCTCGCAATACCGCACAACAACAGATTCAATCTGCTAACCAAGAGTTGGCACAAACCGAAGCTAGATTAACTGCACTGACTGCCTTGCAAGCCAGCGTTCAAGCTCAAGGCAAGATTGGTCCATGGCTTGAGAGCAAGGGCTTAAAAGAGAGCAAGCGTTTGTGGCAAGAGCTTAAGGTGGAGAGTGGTTGGGAAGCTGCTTTAGAGTCCGTCTTACGCGAGCGCTTAGCCGCTGTTACAGCCAAAAGCGTTCAAGAAACCTTGGCCTTAGCGAATGATGCGCCTCCAAGTCGTTTAGCGATCTTGCTCACAGAAGACATTTCTCCTGCACACACTACCGTGCCAGCAGATTTTATTGCACTACTAACTCGTGTTCAAAGTGCAGGTGCACCACGCGTAGCTGCTGTATTGCAAGAGTGGTTGGACAATATTTACATTGCTAATAGCTTGGAAGATGCATTGCATCGCCGCGAAAAGTTACCTGCTGGCGGTGCTTTCGTTACTCAACAAGGGCATTTAGTCAGTCGAGTTGGAGTGCAGTTATATGCGGCCGACTCTGAGCAGGCTGGTATGTTGGCTCGCGCTCAAGAGATGGAGGGTCTCGAGAAGCAATTGCGTGCACAGAAGTTAATTCAGAGTGAGTTGCAAGGTGAGCTGGATCAATGCGTTGCCAATTACCAAGCTGCCCATCAAGCTGCTGAGCAAACCCGCATTGCCGCAGAGCATGCCGTACAAGAAGTGCACGGCTTTGAAGTAGAAAGAATGCAATTAACTCAGGCTGAAGAAAAGTACAGCCAACGCGCTGAGCAAATTCAGGGTGAGTTAAGTGAGTTGCGTCAGCAAATGGAACAATTGAGTCAAACTCAAGAGCAATCCTCTGAGGAGCTCGCTCAGTCAGAAGAATCTAAGCAAGGTTTGCAAGAGAATCTCGCCATCGCTCAAGAAAAACTGGAGTCAGCCACTCAAGAGCGCGATCGTCTCCGTGAATCTTTGCGCTCATCAGAGATGTCTGCCCAAGAGGCAGCATTTGCAACCCGTTCTTTACAGCAGCGGATTGCTGACTTACAGCGTGATCAAAGTACTGCGCGTGTTCAGATCATGGAGATTCAGGATAAGCAGGCTACTTCTGAACAAGAGCTGGAAACTCTGAGCGATGAAGAGGCTCAAGATAAGTTACAAGGACTCTTGCTGGCTCGCAGCGCTCGCGAAGCCGCATTGGCAAATGCCCGTACTGAACAAGATGCACTCTTGCATCAATTACGTGAAGCAGATGAAGTGCGCTTACAGATTGAGCGCAGTCTTCAACCGATGCGTGACAAAGTGGTCGACTTACAGTTGCGCGAACAGGCCGCCCGTTTGAACTTTGAGCAGTTTGCGACCTTACTATCAGATGCCGAAGCAGACTTAATGGCATTAGAGGCCAGCTTTAGTCCAGATCTCAAGGTTGGGGCATTACAAACCGAAGTAAATCGCCTCAATTCTGAGATTCAATCTTTAGGCCCGGTCAATATGGCTGCCTTGGATGAACTCTCTAGTTCACGTGAGCGTAAACAGTTCTTAGATGCACAATCAGCCGATTTGAACGAAGCAATGCAGACTTTGACCGATGCGATTGCCAAGATTGATGCAGAAACCCGCGATCTCTTGCAGGGCACTTTTGATCAGGTCAATATACATTTCGGTAAGTTATTCCCTGAGCTGTTTGGTGGTGGTCATGCGGAGTTGGTAATGACCGGTGAGGAGATCTTGGATGCTGGTGTTCAGGTCATGGCCCAGCCTCCAGGCAAGAAGAATAGCTCTATTTATTTACTCTCTGGTGGTGAAAAGGCCTTGACTGCGATTGCCTTGGTCTTCTCCTTATTCCTCCTTAACCCTGCACCATTTTGTTTGCTCGATGAGGTTGATGCACCATTGGATGACGCGAACACCTTGCGTTATGCGAAGATGGTGGCCAAAATGTCTGATAAGACTCAGTTTGTATTCATTTCACATAACAAGATCACTATGGAAATCGCTCATCAGTTGATTGGTGTCACCATGCAAGAGCAGGGTGTATCGCGTATTGTGGCGGTGGATATTTCATCTGCAGTGTCGATGGTGGAGGCAGCTTAA
- the dapE gene encoding succinyl-diaminopimelate desuccinylase has protein sequence MSATLELTEALISCRSVTPADGGCQELIAKRLQAIGFHTESVVSGPENFQVTNLWAIKKGVSGDQGKVLVFAGHTDVVPTGPLEKWTNDPFTPTIRDGMLFGRGAADMKTSLAGFVVATEEFVITHPDHKGTIAFLITSDEEGPANDGTVIMCERLQKQGQRLDYCVIGEPTSVDQLGDMIKNGRRGSLSGKLRVKGIQAHIAYPHLGKNPIHLSAPAIQALVETEWDKGNQYFQPTSFQISNIHAGTGANNVIPGELAIDFNFRFSTESKPEELRSRLEGILSAAGLDFEIDWVLGGSPFITGDGALAGALRKAIKAETKIDAELSTTGGTSDGRFIAKICKEVVEFGPLNATSHKIDECVIVDDVVPLKNIYRKTLEQLVA, from the coding sequence ATGAGCGCCACCCTAGAATTAACAGAAGCCCTCATCTCCTGCCGCTCGGTAACCCCAGCGGACGGAGGGTGTCAGGAGCTCATTGCTAAACGCCTGCAAGCGATTGGTTTTCACACTGAGAGTGTTGTTAGTGGCCCCGAGAATTTTCAGGTTACCAATTTGTGGGCAATCAAAAAGGGTGTATCCGGAGATCAGGGCAAGGTCTTAGTGTTTGCTGGTCATACTGATGTTGTACCAACTGGCCCGTTAGAGAAATGGACCAATGATCCGTTTACCCCAACCATTAGAGATGGCATGCTCTTCGGTCGCGGGGCTGCGGATATGAAAACTTCTCTTGCAGGATTTGTAGTCGCTACCGAAGAATTTGTCATCACCCACCCAGACCACAAAGGCACGATTGCCTTTTTGATTACAAGTGATGAAGAGGGTCCAGCCAACGACGGCACTGTCATCATGTGCGAGCGCTTGCAAAAACAAGGTCAGCGTTTAGATTACTGCGTAATTGGTGAACCAACCTCAGTTGATCAACTCGGCGACATGATTAAGAATGGTCGCCGTGGATCGCTCTCTGGCAAGCTTCGGGTTAAAGGCATTCAGGCACACATCGCCTACCCTCACCTGGGTAAAAATCCTATTCACCTTTCAGCGCCTGCAATTCAAGCGCTCGTTGAGACTGAGTGGGACAAAGGGAATCAGTATTTCCAGCCGACAAGTTTTCAGATTTCGAATATTCATGCAGGTACTGGTGCTAATAACGTCATTCCTGGCGAGCTAGCGATTGATTTCAACTTCCGTTTCTCTACCGAGAGCAAACCGGAAGAACTACGTAGTCGCCTAGAGGGAATTCTTAGTGCCGCAGGTCTCGATTTTGAAATTGATTGGGTTTTGGGCGGTAGCCCATTTATTACGGGCGATGGCGCTCTTGCTGGTGCCCTGCGTAAAGCCATTAAAGCTGAAACCAAAATTGATGCAGAGCTCTCCACCACTGGCGGCACAAGTGATGGTCGCTTTATTGCGAAGATCTGTAAAGAAGTTGTCGAATTTGGTCCGCTTAATGCGACCAGCCACAAGATTGATGAGTGCGTGATTGTGGATGATGTTGTGCCACTCAAAAATATCTATCGCAAGACACTCGAGCAACTCGTTGCTTAA
- a CDS encoding cell division protein ZipA C-terminal FtsZ-binding domain-containing protein, translated as MTMLGLSDLQFALAVIGLLILILVAILNVKYAHALRKAKASVEYYAAERSAREPTFGTDFADSILGEQIEPVFKEGSLPANTELPAFSIDPRIDCVIALRFSQPIMGSEILKEMHSWEDLSTPSSARWMCEGLNVDDDSSETWGLLMPGSSYSELQLAIQLASRRGPIGVLELSDFCSRAQALALTLGSQIDMPSVSTMLDKAKDLDFMAAESDIQLSINVLFDEACPWTSLDSLMRQRGFILSRNGRTYEYFSNRAPIFSSSDLNPGKPVQQLTLLLELPLVSLEEKAFERMLAEGLEIAQAAHGRLVDDNGINLSEISIQSIRKHLDGLYENLERNGVPAGSSAASRLFS; from the coding sequence ATGACAATGCTAGGTTTGTCTGACTTGCAGTTTGCTTTGGCTGTTATTGGTCTACTAATACTGATTTTAGTGGCTATTCTGAATGTTAAATATGCTCATGCACTGCGTAAAGCAAAAGCGAGCGTTGAGTATTACGCCGCTGAGCGAAGTGCGCGTGAACCAACTTTTGGGACCGATTTTGCCGATTCCATTCTGGGTGAACAGATTGAGCCAGTTTTTAAAGAAGGCTCTCTGCCAGCAAATACTGAATTGCCAGCCTTTTCGATTGATCCAAGAATAGACTGCGTGATTGCTTTGCGCTTTTCCCAGCCAATTATGGGGTCAGAGATTTTAAAAGAAATGCATTCTTGGGAAGATTTATCTACTCCATCTTCAGCCCGCTGGATGTGCGAGGGTTTGAATGTGGATGATGATTCCTCTGAGACATGGGGTTTGCTTATGCCTGGCTCTTCTTATTCGGAGCTTCAGCTTGCTATTCAATTAGCAAGTCGTCGCGGGCCGATAGGCGTGCTGGAGTTGTCTGACTTTTGTTCTAGAGCTCAGGCGCTTGCGTTAACACTTGGTTCTCAGATTGACATGCCCAGTGTCAGTACGATGTTGGATAAGGCTAAAGATTTGGATTTCATGGCTGCCGAAAGTGATATTCAATTAAGTATCAACGTGCTATTTGATGAAGCATGCCCTTGGACCAGCCTTGATTCTTTGATGCGCCAACGGGGATTTATCTTGTCGCGCAATGGCCGCACTTATGAATACTTCAGTAATCGAGCGCCTATTTTTAGCAGCAGTGACCTTAACCCTGGCAAGCCTGTTCAGCAACTTACCTTACTCCTAGAGCTGCCCTTAGTTTCTTTGGAAGAGAAAGCATTTGAGCGCATGCTTGCGGAGGGTCTTGAAATTGCACAAGCTGCTCATGGTCGTTTAGTTGATGACAACGGCATCAATTTATCTGAAATTTCTATTCAAAGCATTCGTAAACACCTTGATGGTTTATATGAAAACCTCGAGAGAAACGGTGTTCCTGCTGGATCTTCTGCTGCTAGCAGACTTTTTAGCTGA
- the dapD gene encoding 2,3,4,5-tetrahydropyridine-2,6-dicarboxylate N-succinyltransferase: MSKSPQSIIDQAWENRANLSPEAVSGEIRNAVNAVLEGLNTGSIRVAERRSVGKWEVNQWVKKAVLLSFRLEDNKPMGAGGYTQFYDKVPSKFENYTAEDFANGGFRVVPPAMARRGSFIGKNAVLMPSYVNIGAYVGEGTMVDTWATVGSCAQIGKNVHLSGGVGIGGVLEPIQAGPVIIEDNCFIGARSEVVEGVVIEENAVLSMGVYIGQSTKIYDRESGEIHYGRVPAGSVVVPGSLPSACGKYSLYAAIIVKKVDAQTRAKTAINELLRD; this comes from the coding sequence ATGAGCAAATCACCACAAAGCATCATCGATCAAGCCTGGGAAAACCGCGCAAACCTGTCTCCTGAGGCCGTTTCCGGGGAAATCCGCAACGCCGTAAACGCCGTACTCGAGGGCCTCAATACAGGCAGTATTCGCGTAGCCGAGCGCCGCAGCGTCGGCAAATGGGAAGTGAACCAGTGGGTCAAAAAGGCAGTTTTGCTGTCTTTCCGCCTGGAAGATAACAAACCTATGGGCGCTGGTGGCTATACCCAGTTCTACGATAAGGTACCAAGCAAGTTTGAGAACTACACCGCTGAAGACTTCGCCAATGGCGGTTTCCGAGTGGTTCCCCCTGCAATGGCACGCCGAGGCTCATTTATCGGCAAAAATGCCGTTTTAATGCCTTCCTACGTCAATATCGGCGCTTATGTTGGTGAAGGCACCATGGTTGATACCTGGGCAACTGTAGGGTCATGTGCTCAAATTGGTAAAAACGTGCATCTTTCTGGTGGCGTTGGTATTGGTGGTGTTTTGGAGCCAATCCAAGCTGGCCCAGTGATTATTGAAGATAACTGCTTTATTGGCGCCCGCTCTGAGGTAGTGGAAGGCGTGGTTATTGAAGAAAACGCCGTTCTCTCTATGGGTGTCTATATTGGTCAAAGTACCAAGATCTATGACCGCGAAAGCGGTGAGATCCATTACGGCCGTGTACCAGCAGGTTCTGTTGTAGTTCCAGGCTCTCTTCCCTCTGCTTGTGGCAAGTACAGCCTGTACGCTGCAATCATCGTGAAAAAGGTGGATGCTCAAACTAGGGCAAAGACTGCGATTAACGAACTCTTGCGCGATTAA
- a CDS encoding NAD(P)-dependent oxidoreductase, translating to MQTLSSFFQSIIDPLRYKDVDSVIVVIHAGVEVDNFLQAISQFARIAAVIPKSSSKKFSNLTLLKQRYPVVDVDRHYIKNRTSNFIDVVDGLTANERFAVVDMGGYFSRITIDLAVRFGDRFIGIVEDTENGHQKYEVAVQIHNQFESIFPIISVARSSLKDPEDALVGQAIVFSAESVMRERGNILLGKVVGVIGFGKIGRSIAFSLVSRGARVDVYDSNPILIATALSLGFHACCRSDFLSRADILFCATGNKSLSTLDGVYLKNGLHIFCATSSDDELSICLRKKLHTESFLESPHTRRVVLSNKNIYIHNDGNSINFLHGAVVDKFIELVQGEIIYSLGSLGGAPRGRISYLPDLDKKYIAHQWISRYGHGRALLC from the coding sequence ATGCAAACGCTTTCCAGCTTTTTCCAATCAATTATTGACCCTTTACGTTATAAGGATGTGGATAGCGTAATTGTTGTTATACATGCTGGCGTTGAGGTAGATAATTTCTTGCAGGCGATATCTCAGTTCGCTAGGATAGCTGCTGTAATTCCTAAGAGCAGCTCCAAAAAATTTTCAAATTTAACTTTATTAAAGCAACGCTACCCAGTTGTTGATGTGGATCGTCATTACATAAAAAATCGCACCTCTAATTTTATTGATGTTGTGGATGGGTTAACTGCAAATGAGAGATTTGCAGTTGTGGATATGGGGGGTTATTTTTCACGAATAACTATCGATTTAGCGGTGCGATTTGGAGACAGATTTATTGGGATAGTAGAAGATACTGAGAATGGGCACCAAAAATATGAGGTTGCCGTGCAAATACATAATCAATTCGAATCTATTTTTCCAATTATCTCGGTAGCCCGAAGCTCTCTCAAGGATCCAGAGGATGCTTTAGTGGGGCAGGCAATTGTATTTTCAGCAGAATCCGTGATGCGTGAACGCGGAAATATTTTATTGGGAAAGGTAGTTGGGGTTATCGGGTTTGGCAAAATCGGGCGATCGATTGCATTTTCCCTTGTCTCAAGAGGTGCAAGGGTGGATGTATATGATTCAAATCCAATTTTGATTGCTACAGCACTTTCACTTGGCTTTCATGCCTGTTGTAGGTCTGATTTTTTAAGTCGAGCCGACATTTTATTTTGTGCAACAGGGAATAAGTCCCTTTCAACTTTGGATGGTGTTTATTTAAAAAATGGGTTGCATATTTTTTGTGCTACATCATCTGATGATGAGTTATCAATTTGCTTGCGTAAAAAATTACATACCGAATCTTTTTTAGAGTCACCCCATACCCGCAGAGTAGTTTTATCCAACAAAAATATTTATATTCATAACGATGGAAATTCAATTAATTTTTTACATGGTGCAGTTGTTGATAAATTTATAGAGCTTGTACAGGGTGAAATTATTTATTCACTTGGGAGTTTGGGTGGGGCACCGCGCGGCCGGATTTCATATCTCCCTGATCTCGATAAAAAATATATCGCTCACCAATGGATTTCTAGATATGGTCACGGTCGAGCATTGCTATGCTGA
- the ligA gene encoding NAD-dependent DNA ligase LigA, whose protein sequence is MSSSKPINLADRYALLQTDLARLEHAYYVLDNPIVPDSEYDRLYRELLDIEALHPEWITVDSLSQRVGGTALKEFDSVTHLVPMLSLNNAFEDAELIAFDRRCREGLHADQVDYAGELKFDGLAISLRYEHGSLVKAATRGDGASGEDVTANIKTIRAIPLKLTGDNIPAVLEVRGEVFMYLKDFQKMNVQAAAQGEKEFANPRNAAAGSLRQLDSKITAKRPLSFFAYGLGALEPQSWLPKTHEELLNAYVKLGLPVCTERRVLKSVDDILAFYNQVGAKRDSLPYDIDGVVYKVNSFTEQAKLGFVSRAPRFALAHKFPAQEALTTVLGIDVQVGRTGAITPVARLAPVEVGGVTVTNATLHNEDEVKRKDVRIGDTVSVRRAGDVIPEVVSVLKERRPEGATEFVMPKNCPVCDSHIERLADEAIARCSGGLFCGAQRKQALIHFAHRRALDIEGLGEKIVDQLVDHNLVRTPADLYRLGFTAIANLERMGEKSADNLIAAINQSRNTTLARFIFALGIRHVGETTAKDLANHYQSMHALMDANLEDLLTVKDVGPVVADSITSFMAEAHNREVIEQLLASGMQLSVEEKVISAAVAGKTFVLTGTFPTMTRDEAKDLLEKAGAKVAGSVSKKTDYVVAGTDAGSKLTKAEELGVPVIDEAAMLELLE, encoded by the coding sequence TTGTCGTCCTCTAAGCCGATAAATTTAGCGGATCGTTATGCATTATTGCAGACCGATTTAGCGCGCTTAGAGCATGCCTACTACGTTCTAGATAATCCAATCGTTCCTGATAGTGAATATGACCGCCTCTATCGTGAGTTACTGGATATAGAGGCTTTGCACCCTGAATGGATTACTGTGGACTCACTCTCGCAAAGGGTGGGCGGTACTGCACTGAAGGAATTTGATTCGGTAACTCACCTAGTACCGATGCTTTCTTTAAACAATGCGTTTGAAGATGCTGAGTTAATTGCCTTTGATCGTCGCTGCCGTGAAGGTCTGCATGCCGATCAAGTGGATTACGCAGGTGAACTTAAATTTGATGGCCTAGCAATCTCCTTGCGCTACGAGCATGGTTCTTTAGTAAAAGCTGCTACCCGAGGTGATGGCGCCAGTGGCGAAGATGTCACTGCTAATATCAAAACGATTCGAGCCATTCCACTCAAACTGACAGGTGATAATATCCCAGCAGTATTGGAGGTGCGCGGTGAAGTCTTTATGTATCTGAAAGATTTCCAAAAAATGAATGTGCAAGCCGCTGCTCAAGGTGAGAAAGAGTTTGCCAACCCCCGTAATGCTGCAGCAGGAAGTTTGCGGCAACTAGATTCGAAGATCACTGCCAAAAGACCACTCTCTTTCTTTGCGTATGGGCTAGGAGCCCTAGAGCCACAGTCTTGGCTGCCAAAAACCCATGAAGAACTTCTCAATGCTTATGTGAAGTTGGGTTTACCAGTTTGCACAGAACGCCGTGTTCTCAAATCAGTAGATGATATTTTGGCCTTCTACAACCAAGTTGGTGCAAAGCGCGATTCTTTACCGTATGACATTGATGGTGTGGTCTATAAGGTCAACTCCTTTACTGAGCAAGCTAAGCTGGGTTTTGTATCTAGGGCGCCACGCTTTGCCTTGGCTCATAAGTTTCCAGCGCAAGAAGCGTTAACCACTGTACTCGGTATTGATGTCCAAGTTGGGCGCACTGGTGCCATCACACCAGTTGCAAGGCTTGCTCCTGTGGAGGTAGGCGGAGTGACTGTTACTAATGCCACTCTGCACAATGAAGACGAGGTCAAGCGTAAAGATGTCCGCATTGGCGATACCGTTTCTGTCAGAAGAGCAGGAGATGTCATTCCGGAAGTGGTTTCGGTGCTTAAAGAGCGTCGACCAGAAGGCGCAACAGAATTTGTAATGCCAAAAAATTGTCCGGTATGTGACTCCCATATTGAGCGCTTGGCTGATGAAGCCATTGCTCGTTGTAGTGGCGGCCTATTTTGTGGGGCCCAACGCAAGCAGGCATTAATTCATTTTGCGCATAGACGTGCATTAGATATTGAAGGCTTGGGCGAGAAGATTGTTGATCAGTTAGTTGATCATAATCTAGTCAGAACACCTGCTGATCTTTATCGCCTAGGCTTTACAGCAATCGCCAATCTAGAACGCATGGGTGAGAAGTCAGCTGACAATCTCATTGCAGCAATCAATCAATCCAGAAACACTACGTTAGCCAGATTCATCTTTGCGTTAGGCATTCGTCATGTGGGTGAGACTACCGCTAAAGACTTGGCTAATCACTATCAATCTATGCACGCTTTAATGGATGCCAATCTCGAAGACTTGCTCACAGTAAAAGATGTTGGTCCTGTAGTCGCAGACTCCATCACCAGCTTTATGGCAGAAGCTCACAACCGTGAAGTGATTGAGCAACTCTTGGCATCAGGAATGCAGCTCTCTGTAGAAGAAAAAGTCATTAGCGCAGCAGTAGCAGGAAAAACCTTTGTACTCACGGGTACATTCCCGACCATGACGAGAGATGAAGCAAAAGATCTTCTCGAAAAAGCAGGTGCCAAAGTAGCAGGCTCAGTCTCCAAAAAAACTGACTATGTAGTTGCAGGTACCGATGCCGGCAGCAAACTGACTAAAGCAGAGGAGCTAGGCGTTCCAGTAATTGATGAAGCTGCAATGCTGGAGTTATTGGAATAA
- the prmB gene encoding 50S ribosomal protein L3 N(5)-glutamine methyltransferase yields MDPAPQQSLTLDQCIDHIAQQLETADLHYGHGALDAQSEALWIVSKQLDLSPTDALDHLQQVMSAEQITSALEVTQTRISTRKPLAYILGEAWLMGVPFFSSEQSIVPRSWIAELIVDGSLEPWLPADGKALDLCTGNGSLAILLALACPDIHVSACDISLPALAVASRNLDRHGLTSQVELFEGDLWDALPEPHEDNLFDLIICNPPYVNANSMNALPAEYHAEPTLALAGGDDGMDLIRKIIAGVPDYLSERGAILIEIGNEYEHFKKAFPQLPVIWMEVSAGDEQVLLIQAEDLR; encoded by the coding sequence ATGGACCCTGCGCCCCAGCAATCTCTGACGCTTGATCAATGCATTGATCACATTGCACAACAACTAGAAACAGCAGATTTGCATTATGGTCATGGCGCTCTTGATGCGCAAAGTGAAGCCCTCTGGATTGTCAGCAAACAACTTGACTTAAGTCCTACAGATGCACTGGACCACTTGCAGCAAGTGATGAGTGCCGAGCAAATTACTAGTGCACTTGAAGTTACACAAACCCGCATCTCTACACGCAAGCCATTAGCTTATATCTTGGGCGAAGCCTGGTTAATGGGTGTGCCTTTTTTCTCCAGCGAGCAAAGCATTGTTCCCCGCTCCTGGATAGCCGAGCTCATCGTAGATGGCTCACTAGAGCCCTGGTTACCAGCTGATGGCAAAGCGCTCGATCTTTGTACCGGCAATGGCTCTCTAGCAATTTTGTTAGCCTTAGCATGCCCCGATATTCATGTGAGTGCTTGTGATATCAGCTTACCCGCATTAGCAGTGGCGTCACGTAATCTCGATCGTCATGGCCTTACTTCTCAAGTGGAACTTTTTGAGGGTGATCTCTGGGATGCATTGCCAGAACCCCATGAAGATAATCTATTTGATCTCATCATTTGCAACCCGCCTTACGTCAATGCCAACTCGATGAACGCCCTGCCTGCTGAATACCATGCGGAGCCTACTCTTGCATTAGCAGGTGGCGATGATGGAATGGATCTGATTCGGAAGATTATTGCTGGCGTACCAGACTATCTATCTGAGCGTGGCGCCATTCTGATTGAGATTGGCAATGAGTATGAGCACTTTAAAAAAGCCTTCCCTCAACTTCCTGTCATCTGGATGGAAGTATCCGCAGGAGATGAACAGGTACTTCTGATTCAAGCGGAAGACTTGCGCTAA